The Acidobacteriota bacterium genomic sequence GGCTTGAGCGCCCAGCATTTTTCCCAATCGATGCACAGCGGCAAAGCTTTGAATTGACCGGCGAGTTGCCGCAGATTGAGCGCGTCATGGTCAGGGTCTTTCAAATATTCTTCAAGGCGCGTAACAATTTGTTCGGTTAGTCTGGGTTCGAGATTCATCGGACGTTCTTCTCCCTTTAAATATTTATTGTTTTTATTGGAATGATTGCTTAATGAGGGCAACCGCTGGCTTATTTCAGCAGAAACAAAATGCAGCATAATCGCTCGGAAAAAGAAGGTAAAGACATTTGTTATCGCCGTCAAATAACGCCTGCCCGGACGAAAGCTTTACATTTTTAGCGATGCCATGACGCTCTTGCCGTGTTACTATCCAATTGCGGTCAGACCGATTTACACTTTCCTCTGAATCACCTTCCTCGTAAGGAGTTTTTATGAAAATCAAATCCAGTGCACTTATAACCTTAATCCTCATGCTGTTGTATGCCTTTCCTGTAAAAGCGCAACCGGCGAACACCTCGGCGCAATGGTCAGCGGTTCAGTCAATTCCTGTAGGCGACAAATTGAGCATTCACCTGAAAGATGGCAAAAAGGTCGAAGGCAAATTGATTAGCGTAACCGATACGACAGTGACCATTGACCGCAAAAACCGACCGACCGATTACCGTCGCGATGCGATTGCCAGAATTTATCGTTTCGTTGCCAATTCAGCAGGAAAATCCGTTGCTAAATCCGCAGCCATTGGCGCAGGAATAGGTTTTGCCGGAGGCGCTATTGTTGCCGGAGCCGCCGGTAGTTACGAAGATTTAGGGACTGCCGAATTGGTCGGTATTCTCGGCGGTATTGGCGCGGCTATCGGCGCAGGCATCGGCGCGCTCATCGGCTCACTGGGCAGTCATAAAAAACGTGTGTTGGTGTATCAAGGCAATTAACCACGACAATGAATGATTGATAATTGATGCGCTTTTATACTTTGTTGAACAAGCGGTCTTTGACCGCTTGTTCAACTTAATCAATAATTCTGCAAATCGCTTTATTGAACTTCAACCCTTTATCATTTCCGGTTTATTGCATAGCCAGATTGAAACAAGCCATTTCATTGCCATTGCGAACCAATAATTTTCCGTTAGCGATTGCCGGATAATTCCAGGTCTTGCCTTCGAGGGCTTGAAATTTCGTAACCTCTTCGTATTTATCAGGCGTCGCTTTGACCAGCGCGAGTTCACCCTGTTCGGAAATAATAATCAAATGGTCGCTCGCTAAAATGATTTGTCCGAAACCATAGCGCCCGCCTTTCCATTTGCGCTCGCCGGTCTGCACCTCGACGCAGGTGAGAATGCCTTCGTCGAGTCCGTAAGCGTAGCCGTTGAGAATCACCGAACTGTTGAACTTATTTTTCATGTTGGTGTTTTCCCAGATTTTTCGCGCTGCGAGTTTGCCGCCACTGTCGCTTACGTCAACCAACGCCGCGCCTTTGCCATAACCTGACGAAATAAAAAAGCGCGTGTCGCTTATGGGAATCGGTTGCGAACAATTGATGCCCATCTGCGTATCCCAGGGATAATCCCAGAGCAATGCGCCGTCATCGGGGTTAATGCCGACAATGCGATTGGCAGTGACGGCGAGAATCTGGCGTTTGCCCGCAAGCGTGGCAAGCATCGGCGACACATACGCCTGCGTATCACTGAGTGTATGCCACATCGCCGCGCCGGTATTTTTGTTGTAAGCGACAAAGGATTTATTTTTGCCGCCGGGTTGCACGATGACCTTATCATCAACGATGAGCGGCGCGGCTGCCATGCCCCATTGCAAATTGCTTGCGCCGTTGTCGGTTAAAATATTTTTGCCCCAGATAACTTTGCCGGTTTTGGCATCCAGACAACGCAATTCGCCGGTTGCGCCCAGCGCGTAAAGTTTGCCGTCGTCCCACGTCGGGGTGGCGCGCGGTCCATTGCCGCCCATTGATTCAACGAACTCTGCGTTCCAACTCTGCGTCCACACCTCGCGCCCGTTGTCGATGTTGTAAGCCGCCACCACTTCCAGATTGCGCCGTTGTTCAATGGTGTAGGCGAGATTGTCCGCAACCACGAATGAAGCCCAGCCGAGTCCGACCGGTTGTTTCCAGATGGGCTTTAAGCCTTCGGCAGACCAGTTGGTGGAAATTTTCTGTTCATCATAACGCCCATCGCGATTGGGTCCGCGATAATTCGTCCAATAGGTTCGAGTGCTCGTGGAGGTTGCGGGTTTTGCCGCATCGGTTGTCGCGGGCGCGTTGGTCGGATTACTGGTTGCAGCCGTCGTTCCCTCGGTTGAATTTGTTGAGCCGGGATTTTCGGCTTCCTGTTTTTGTTGTTCGCGGTGTCGTTCAAGCGCCGAATAGTGCGATTCGGCATCCGCATCGGGGCGTGTAAAGATGGCTGAAAGGATGCCGACTTTGGCGAGGACGAAAATATAGAGAACGCCAAGCGCCACAATGCCGACCGAACCGAGAAGTTTTTTATCGGTCGGGGTATCGCGTTTCAGCCAGAGCATCACCAGCCCGGCGGGTGGAAATAAAATGGTTGTCAGCAGAATCGCTTTGGTTGAAAGCGCATTCGATGATGCCGTGTCGTTTGCTTGCATAAAACCTCGCTGTTTCAAATGGTTGAAATTTAGACGCAACAAAAATCGGATTTATTCCATTGTTTCAAGCCGGGTTTGGTTGACCTTTCTATTTTCCGTGTGAATTCGATTATCATCAAGCGAATTTGATTTGCCGATAAACTGCCGGGTGCGATTAAAGTGGGACTTGCTGTGGAGTGCGGCGACAGTAGAGTCATACTCTAGAGCGATTTGCAATTGAGTTTACTCAGCATCTGTTGAGAGAGCGGTCTTTGACCGCGACTGCTTAACGACGCGGTCAAAGACCGCTCTCTCAACCTCAGTAAATCGTTTTGCAAACCGCTATAGTAGAGTCATACTCTGCGTCGCCGCTTTGGTGTAAGCCATAAAGCGATTCAGGACATCAGGTCAATCGGTCAGTTTGCTGCGAAATAAAAGCGGTAACCGTAGAGTTATACTCTGCGTTACCGCACTCCACAGAAGGCGTCTTGCACCAACAAAAAGGCAAGGGAAGTATGCAGCCCTTGCCTTTTTTGTGATTGATTTTGTGAAGCGTCTATTTTCCGGCAGTTGCGGAGGCTTTGTTGGCGATGCAATAGAGATGCTTTTCGCCGCGAATGTAAATCTTGCCGTTGGCTAACGCCGGTGTTGCAAAGACCGGTTCGCCCACTGAATTGGTGCGAATGATTTCATGTTGCGGGCCGGCTTTCACGACAAACGTATCGCCGTCATCGCTGGTGATTAAAATCTTGTCACCGAATGCCACCGGCGATGCCATAAACGAGGCGGGCACCGGAACCCGACCGCCTTCATAAATCACCTTGCCGCTCTGGGCATCTACACAGGTCAGAATGCCTTTATCGGAAATTAAATAGACCAGACCTTTATAAAGAATCGGCGACGCGCAATAGGCTGTGCCCTTTTCATATTTCCAGAGAACGTTTGAGGTTTTGGTCAAATCGCCATCAGCGCCAAGCTTAATGGCAATCGTGCGTTTTTCAGGATAACCCGCCGACACAATCACCAAACCATCGCCAACCAGCGGCACATGAATGGCGTTGCTCTTGACGCCTTCGATGCGCCAGAGTTCTTTGCCGGTTTTCGGGTCATATGAAATCGCGAATTCATTGCCGTTGGTAATGAGTTCCAGGCGCGT encodes the following:
- a CDS encoding PQQ-binding-like beta-propeller repeat protein — encoded protein: MQANDTASSNALSTKAILLTTILFPPAGLVMLWLKRDTPTDKKLLGSVGIVALGVLYIFVLAKVGILSAIFTRPDADAESHYSALERHREQQKQEAENPGSTNSTEGTTAATSNPTNAPATTDAAKPATSTSTRTYWTNYRGPNRDGRYDEQKISTNWSAEGLKPIWKQPVGLGWASFVVADNLAYTIEQRRNLEVVAAYNIDNGREVWTQSWNAEFVESMGGNGPRATPTWDDGKLYALGATGELRCLDAKTGKVIWGKNILTDNGASNLQWGMAAAPLIVDDKVIVQPGGKNKSFVAYNKNTGAAMWHTLSDTQAYVSPMLATLAGKRQILAVTANRIVGINPDDGALLWDYPWDTQMGINCSQPIPISDTRFFISSGYGKGAALVDVSDSGGKLAARKIWENTNMKNKFNSSVILNGYAYGLDEGILTCVEVQTGERKWKGGRYGFGQIILASDHLIIISEQGELALVKATPDKYEEVTKFQALEGKTWNYPAIANGKLLVRNGNEMACFNLAMQ